In Cellvibrio polysaccharolyticus, a genomic segment contains:
- the metG gene encoding methionine--tRNA ligase, giving the protein MTQERKILVTSALPYANGSIHLGHLVEYIQTDIWVRFQKLRGANCIYVCADDAHGTAIMLKAEQLGLTPEQQIANVKAEHEKDFAAFGIAFDNYHSTHSEENRELSTMIYKRLRDNGHIASRFITQAYDPEKNLFLADRYIKGTCPKCKTPDQYGDNCEACGATYSPTDLIDPRSAISGATPVAKDSEHFFFTLPAFSDFLKTWTRAGHLQDEVANKMAEWLDAGLQEWDISRDAPYFGFEIPDQPGKYFYVWLDAPIGYIASLKNYGDRHGINWEDYWKPDSDAEVYHFIGKDIVNFHALFWPAMLHSAKLRTPTKLCVHGFLTVNGKKMSKSRGTFINARTYLDHLNPEYLRYYFAAKLTSNVDDLDLNLDDFIQRVNSDLVGKVVNIASRTAKFINNAGGVLSTTVADSALWQRFVDSSETIAAHYEARDFGKAIREIMALADAANEYIATQEPWKLAKQPGQEQQTQDVCTLGINMFRALLTWLKPVLPQLTADAEAFLGETLQWSQPLTFRGGESINAFTPLLSRVEKDKVDAMIEAGKEALAALAPAAAAPSEATSQEEPIAAEIDFNDFAKVDLRIAKIVNAEHVEGSDKLLRLTLDIGSETRNVFSGIKSAYQPEQLVGKLTVMVANLKPRKMKFGVSEGMVLAAGPGDKEIYLLEPHDGAKPGQRVL; this is encoded by the coding sequence ATGACTCAGGAAAGAAAAATCCTTGTTACCAGTGCTTTGCCCTACGCCAATGGCTCGATCCATTTGGGCCACCTGGTGGAATATATCCAGACCGATATCTGGGTGCGCTTTCAAAAATTGCGCGGCGCCAACTGTATTTATGTGTGTGCAGACGATGCCCACGGCACCGCCATCATGTTAAAAGCAGAGCAACTGGGGCTGACCCCGGAACAGCAAATTGCCAACGTCAAAGCCGAGCACGAAAAAGACTTTGCCGCTTTTGGTATCGCGTTTGATAACTATCACTCTACCCACAGTGAAGAAAACCGCGAACTCTCCACCATGATTTACAAGCGCTTGCGTGACAACGGCCATATTGCCAGCCGTTTTATCACCCAGGCTTACGACCCCGAAAAAAATCTTTTCCTCGCCGACCGTTACATCAAAGGCACCTGCCCGAAATGTAAAACGCCTGATCAGTATGGCGATAACTGCGAAGCTTGCGGCGCTACCTATTCGCCCACCGATTTGATTGACCCGCGCTCGGCAATTTCCGGTGCGACGCCGGTTGCCAAAGACTCTGAACATTTTTTCTTTACCTTGCCCGCCTTCAGTGACTTTCTGAAAACCTGGACCCGTGCCGGTCATTTGCAAGATGAAGTTGCCAACAAAATGGCTGAATGGCTGGATGCCGGTTTGCAGGAATGGGACATTTCCCGCGATGCACCCTACTTCGGTTTTGAAATTCCCGATCAGCCGGGCAAATATTTTTATGTATGGCTGGACGCCCCCATCGGCTACATCGCCAGTTTGAAAAACTACGGTGACCGTCACGGCATTAATTGGGAAGATTACTGGAAGCCGGATTCCGATGCCGAGGTGTATCACTTTATCGGCAAGGACATCGTTAATTTCCATGCGCTCTTCTGGCCGGCCATGTTGCACTCCGCCAAATTGCGCACCCCCACCAAATTGTGCGTACACGGCTTTCTCACCGTGAACGGCAAAAAGATGAGCAAGTCGCGCGGCACGTTTATTAATGCCCGCACTTATCTGGATCACCTGAATCCGGAATATTTACGCTATTACTTTGCCGCCAAGCTGACCAGCAATGTGGATGATCTGGATTTGAATCTGGACGATTTCATCCAGCGCGTTAACAGCGATCTGGTGGGCAAGGTAGTCAACATCGCCAGCCGCACCGCCAAATTTATTAACAATGCCGGCGGTGTGCTTTCCACAACCGTAGCGGACAGCGCGCTGTGGCAGCGTTTTGTTGATAGCAGCGAAACGATTGCCGCGCATTACGAAGCGCGGGATTTTGGTAAAGCGATCCGCGAAATTATGGCGCTGGCGGATGCCGCTAACGAATACATTGCTACCCAGGAACCCTGGAAGCTGGCGAAGCAACCAGGTCAGGAACAACAAACGCAAGATGTATGCACACTGGGCATCAATATGTTCCGTGCGCTGCTCACCTGGTTAAAGCCGGTGCTGCCGCAGCTGACTGCCGATGCCGAAGCCTTCCTCGGTGAAACCCTGCAATGGAGCCAACCGCTGACCTTCCGCGGTGGCGAAAGCATTAATGCCTTCACCCCGCTGCTGTCACGCGTGGAAAAAGACAAGGTCGATGCGATGATTGAAGCCGGCAAAGAAGCACTGGCGGCATTGGCACCAGCAGCAGCGGCGCCATCGGAAGCAACCAGCCAGGAAGAACCGATTGCGGCAGAAATTGATTTCAACGATTTCGCCAAAGTGGATTTACGCATTGCCAAAATTGTTAATGCCGAACATGTCGAAGGTTCCGACAAATTGTTGCGCTTGACCCTGGATATCGGCAGCGAAACCCGCAATGTATTTTCAGGCATTAAAAGTGCGTATCAACCGGAACAACTGGTCGGCAAACTCACCGTCATGGTTGCCAACCTCAAACCCCGCAAAATGAAATTCGGCGTCAGCGAAGGCATGGTGCTGGCCGCCGGCCCGGGCGATAAGGAAATTTACTTGCTGGAACCCCACGACGGCGCAAAACCGGGGCAACGGGTGCTTTAA
- a CDS encoding TetR/AcrR family transcriptional regulator, whose translation MTDISSEQPRCRILLAARKLFHRKGFFATSISDVAEEAGVLKGHLSYYFPSKSNLLSGTTSIIETELGEQLNGWADESGDYQEIIGKALQAYEESATELASWGCVIGTLNNELAKDNAPLQQEPRHLLEMIQQWLQTQFLRHFPAEMASKLAEQLLCMLQGAALLAHAYRDPAVIKRQVTGMRQWLAGLDKAAEPCQ comes from the coding sequence ATGACAGATATCAGCAGCGAACAACCCCGCTGTCGCATTTTATTGGCAGCCAGAAAGCTGTTTCACCGCAAAGGTTTTTTTGCTACCTCCATCAGCGATGTCGCCGAAGAGGCTGGCGTATTAAAAGGACACCTGTCTTATTATTTCCCCAGCAAATCCAACCTGCTCAGCGGCACAACCTCCATTATCGAAACCGAACTGGGCGAGCAGCTCAATGGCTGGGCTGATGAGAGTGGCGATTATCAGGAAATTATCGGCAAAGCGTTGCAAGCCTATGAAGAATCAGCCACCGAGCTGGCAAGCTGGGGCTGCGTGATTGGCACGCTCAATAATGAGCTGGCAAAAGACAACGCACCTTTGCAGCAGGAACCACGCCATCTTCTGGAGATGATCCAGCAATGGCTACAGACCCAGTTTTTGCGGCACTTCCCCGCTGAAATGGCCAGCAAACTGGCGGAACAACTGCTTTGCATGTTGCAAGGTGCGGCACTTCTCGCCCACGCTTACCGCGACCCGGCGGTCATCAAACGGCAGGTAACCGGCATGCGCCAATGGCTGGCCGGGCTGGATAAGGCCGCTGAACCCTGCCAGTAA
- a CDS encoding efflux RND transporter periplasmic adaptor subunit gives MTRLKSIGIAVLILMVILAILAAIKGEQIYRLATGAEEFFAVPPESVSSYRVARQAWPNEFTAVGTVEAHEGITINAEVAGKVQRILFQSGEFVEAGTLLVEQESGNEKAQLDAAEARSKLADANFQRLKSLRASNTISQSELDAASQQLQSSRADTEDLKTTLKKKQIRAPFSGRLGIRQVDLGKDLQVGSPIVSLQATDRIRVNFPVPQQWLVRMTNGQPVSVRAGDGSEKTFDGVITAIGAEINSATRNATVQSSLENPENRLIPGMAVETIVTISDPIESLVVPLTAVIHAPYGDTVFVIEDDAEKGGLKARQQFVKLGKSRGDFIQILDGLTEQDDVVSAGAFKLYNGQAIVISDTPALDYQLQPEPEDS, from the coding sequence ATGACTAGATTGAAATCCATCGGTATTGCGGTACTGATTTTGATGGTAATTTTGGCGATATTGGCTGCCATTAAAGGAGAGCAGATTTACCGTCTGGCGACAGGTGCCGAAGAGTTTTTTGCGGTACCGCCGGAATCGGTGAGCAGCTACAGAGTTGCCCGCCAGGCATGGCCGAATGAATTTACGGCGGTAGGTACCGTAGAGGCTCATGAAGGTATCACCATCAATGCTGAAGTTGCCGGCAAAGTGCAGCGCATTTTGTTTCAGTCCGGTGAGTTTGTAGAAGCAGGCACACTGCTGGTTGAGCAGGAATCCGGTAACGAAAAAGCCCAGCTTGATGCCGCCGAAGCACGGTCAAAGCTGGCTGACGCCAACTTCCAGCGGCTGAAGTCGCTGCGCGCGTCCAACACCATTTCCCAAAGTGAGTTGGATGCGGCTTCGCAACAATTGCAGTCCTCTCGCGCTGATACAGAAGATTTGAAAACGACCCTGAAAAAGAAACAGATCCGCGCCCCGTTCAGCGGTCGTCTCGGTATTCGTCAGGTCGATCTGGGTAAAGACCTGCAAGTCGGTTCACCAATTGTTTCCCTGCAAGCGACTGATCGTATTCGCGTCAACTTCCCGGTGCCGCAACAATGGTTGGTGCGTATGACCAATGGCCAGCCGGTTTCAGTGCGCGCCGGTGACGGTTCTGAGAAAACCTTTGACGGTGTGATTACCGCCATCGGTGCCGAGATCAATTCGGCTACCCGTAATGCCACCGTGCAGTCTTCCCTGGAAAATCCGGAAAACCGTTTGATTCCGGGTATGGCGGTTGAAACTATCGTGACCATATCAGACCCCATTGAATCGCTGGTGGTGCCGCTCACTGCTGTGATTCACGCACCTTATGGCGACACCGTATTTGTGATTGAAGACGATGCAGAAAAAGGCGGTTTGAAGGCGCGTCAGCAATTCGTAAAACTGGGTAAATCACGCGGCGATTTTATCCAGATTCTGGATGGCCTTACCGAGCAGGATGACGTAGTCAGCGCAGGCGCTTTCAAGCTCTACAACGGCCAGGCGATTGTGATATCCGACACCCCGGCACTGGACTATCAACTGCAACCCGAACCGGAAGACAGTTGA
- a CDS encoding efflux RND transporter permease subunit, producing the protein MNFTDIFIRRPVVAIVVSLLILLAGFQAASNLSVRQYPRSDIAVITINTVYVGANAELIRGFVTTPIERAIASAEGIDYIASESTMSMSTVRAHLRLNYDPLKAMTEISAKVNQVRSNLPPEAEIPSISIEGPDSQFASAYITFNSDILEPNQITEFLTRSVQPRLTAVAGVQKADVLGGRTFAMRIWLKPEQMAALNISPLQIRQALASNNVQAAIGQTRGHYTQVNLSADTDLRRVDDFKQLVIRDTGEGVIRLQDVADVVLGAEDYNTEVNYSGQTAVFMGIWVAPTANSLDVMRAVTQEMEAIKAELPTGLSGAIAYDATEYIDAAIHEVIRTLTETLLIIVVVIFLFLGFSRSVLIPVIAIPLSLVGALFIMQVCGFSLNLLTLLSIVLSVGLVIDDAIVMVENIERHIEEGKKPFEASIIAARELGGPIIAMTVTMISVYVPIGIIGGLTGTLFREFAITLAGAVTISAVVALTLSPMLGSRFLKAHKSYSAPLAKPFERFQNFYNRKLNATLENRAGVYVLWVCIAMLAAVMYMGSNKELAPVEDQGVIFNIIDSPANATVDQSAFYGRMLNKAIMDLPQTDFTFQVTFPTGGFAGMVLKPWDQRDDSIFDVLPDVKRVTGEISGIRVIPITPAPLPGGGDFPVEFVIASTDESRDIYEVAKKLEKVMLDSGMFPFVLLDMKVDQPEYRLAIDREKVADLGLDLQTVTYDLGTLLGGGYVNRFNMSGQSYKVIPQVKRTGRLTPDDLEKLYITGPEGQLIRLDQIASISHSTVPRSINRMQQLNAVKISAVTMQPLGTALNFMETEARKIMPRSYSIDYTGESRQLIREGNAFLPAFTLALAMIFLVLAAQYNSFRDPIVILAGSVPLAVFGALIFTFLKMPAPMPHFTDHFTTTLNIYSQVGLVTLMGLIARNGILVVEFANRMQLQGMNKIDAVREASIIRLRPVMMTSVSTVAGHAPLIFASGPGAEARNAIGLVLVFGMAIGTIFTLFILPSVYVLLAKDHQKDAQRLADLEAGV; encoded by the coding sequence ATGAATTTTACGGATATTTTTATCAGGCGACCGGTCGTCGCCATTGTGGTGAGCTTGCTGATTTTGCTGGCCGGTTTTCAGGCCGCCTCCAACCTGAGTGTGCGCCAATACCCGCGCAGCGATATCGCCGTGATCACCATCAACACCGTGTATGTCGGGGCTAACGCTGAACTGATTCGCGGCTTTGTTACCACGCCGATTGAGCGGGCAATTGCCTCCGCCGAAGGGATTGATTACATCGCTTCCGAAAGCACCATGAGCATGTCTACCGTTCGTGCGCATTTGCGTTTGAACTATGACCCGCTCAAAGCGATGACCGAGATTAGCGCCAAGGTTAATCAGGTGCGCAGTAATCTGCCGCCGGAAGCCGAAATTCCTTCCATCAGTATTGAAGGGCCGGATAGCCAGTTTGCCTCGGCTTACATTACGTTTAATTCCGATATTCTCGAACCCAACCAGATTACCGAGTTCCTTACCCGCTCGGTACAGCCGCGCCTTACCGCGGTGGCCGGTGTGCAAAAAGCCGATGTGCTCGGTGGCCGCACCTTTGCCATGCGTATCTGGTTAAAGCCGGAACAAATGGCAGCGCTGAATATTTCGCCGCTGCAAATTCGCCAGGCGTTGGCCAGCAACAACGTTCAGGCCGCCATCGGGCAAACGCGCGGCCATTACACCCAGGTTAACCTGAGTGCCGATACCGATTTACGCCGCGTTGATGACTTTAAACAACTGGTTATTCGCGATACCGGTGAAGGTGTGATTCGCCTGCAAGACGTTGCCGATGTTGTATTGGGCGCAGAAGACTACAACACCGAGGTAAATTACTCAGGCCAGACGGCAGTATTCATGGGCATCTGGGTAGCGCCCACAGCAAACTCGCTGGATGTAATGAGGGCTGTTACCCAGGAGATGGAGGCTATCAAAGCTGAATTGCCCACCGGTTTAAGCGGCGCCATCGCTTACGATGCAACGGAGTATATTGATGCGGCCATTCATGAAGTTATCCGTACCTTAACGGAAACCTTATTGATTATTGTAGTCGTTATTTTTCTGTTCCTCGGGTTCAGCCGTTCGGTATTGATTCCGGTTATTGCCATTCCCTTATCGCTGGTGGGCGCGCTATTTATTATGCAGGTATGCGGTTTCTCGCTAAACCTGTTAACGCTACTATCCATTGTGTTGAGCGTGGGGCTGGTCATCGATGATGCCATCGTAATGGTGGAAAATATCGAGCGTCATATTGAAGAAGGTAAAAAGCCTTTCGAAGCATCGATTATCGCCGCGCGCGAATTGGGCGGCCCGATCATCGCCATGACCGTCACCATGATTTCCGTGTATGTTCCTATCGGTATTATTGGTGGTTTGACGGGTACGCTATTCCGTGAATTTGCCATTACCCTGGCCGGCGCAGTAACTATTTCGGCGGTGGTTGCGCTTACGCTCTCGCCAATGCTGGGTTCACGTTTTTTGAAAGCCCACAAAAGCTACTCGGCACCACTCGCCAAACCGTTTGAACGCTTTCAGAATTTTTACAACCGAAAATTGAATGCAACGCTGGAAAATCGAGCCGGTGTGTATGTGCTCTGGGTTTGCATCGCCATGCTGGCAGCGGTGATGTACATGGGCTCCAACAAGGAGCTGGCACCGGTTGAAGATCAGGGTGTTATTTTTAACATTATCGACTCACCGGCAAACGCCACGGTAGATCAGTCGGCGTTTTATGGCCGCATGTTAAACAAAGCCATTATGGATCTGCCGCAAACCGACTTTACCTTCCAGGTAACTTTTCCTACCGGTGGTTTCGCCGGTATGGTGTTGAAACCCTGGGATCAACGCGACGACAGTATTTTCGATGTACTACCGGACGTAAAACGTGTGACCGGCGAGATCTCAGGCATCCGGGTTATTCCTATTACACCTGCGCCTTTGCCTGGCGGTGGTGATTTCCCGGTGGAGTTTGTGATTGCTTCCACCGATGAAAGCAGGGACATTTACGAAGTAGCGAAAAAACTCGAAAAAGTCATGCTGGATAGCGGCATGTTTCCTTTCGTGTTGCTGGACATGAAAGTTGACCAACCGGAGTACCGGCTGGCGATTGACCGTGAAAAAGTCGCTGACCTCGGGCTGGATTTGCAAACTGTTACTTATGATCTGGGTACTTTGCTGGGCGGCGGTTACGTCAATCGCTTCAATATGTCGGGTCAGAGTTACAAAGTCATTCCGCAAGTCAAACGCACTGGTCGTTTAACCCCGGATGATCTTGAAAAACTCTACATCACCGGCCCGGAAGGTCAGTTGATTCGCCTGGATCAAATCGCCAGTATTTCGCACAGCACCGTGCCGCGCTCCATCAACCGTATGCAGCAATTGAACGCGGTAAAAATCAGTGCCGTTACTATGCAGCCGCTGGGCACTGCACTGAACTTTATGGAAACCGAAGCGCGCAAAATTATGCCGCGCAGTTACAGCATTGATTACACTGGTGAATCCCGTCAGTTAATTCGGGAAGGTAATGCTTTCCTGCCAGCCTTCACATTGGCGTTGGCGATGATCTTCCTGGTGCTGGCCGCGCAGTACAACAGCTTCCGCGACCCTATTGTGATCCTCGCCGGTTCAGTGCCATTGGCGGTATTTGGTGCGCTGATTTTTACCTTCCTGAAAATGCCGGCACCCATGCCTCACTTTACCGACCACTTCACCACCACGTTGAATATCTATTCGCAGGTCGGGTTGGTAACGTTGATGGGGTTGATTGCACGTAACGGTATTCTGGTGGTGGAGTTTGCTAACCGGATGCAGTTACAAGGCATGAATAAAATTGATGCGGTGCGCGAAGCCTCTATTATCCGTTTGCGCCCGGTAATGATGACCAGCGTTTCGACTGTTGCCGGTCACGCGCCCTTGATTTTTGCCTCGGGCCCGGGTGCAGAAGCGCGTAACGCAATTGGTCTGGTACTGGTCTTCGGTATGGCAATTGGTACTATCTTTACGTTATTTATTCTGCCGTCGGTTTATGTGTTGCTGGCGAAAGATCACCAGAAAGATGCGCAGCGTCTTGCTGATCTGGAGGCGGGTGTTTAA
- a CDS encoding NUDIX hydrolase has translation MSWAPHVTVATIVERDGRFLLVYEEAEGKKVYNQPAGHLEANETLIEAAIRETLEETGWDVKPEAVVSVRLYEAPTNGITYLRVTFAATAIAQHPDRALDNGIIEAVWLSREEIVARLPELRSPMTLEVIDEYLSGKRFDLSLLGN, from the coding sequence ATGAGTTGGGCACCCCACGTTACCGTTGCCACCATTGTTGAACGCGACGGGCGCTTTTTGCTGGTTTATGAAGAAGCCGAAGGAAAAAAAGTCTACAACCAGCCCGCCGGGCACCTGGAAGCCAACGAAACGCTGATCGAAGCCGCTATCCGCGAGACATTGGAGGAAACCGGCTGGGATGTAAAACCCGAAGCGGTGGTCAGCGTGCGGCTCTATGAAGCGCCGACCAATGGCATTACCTATCTGCGTGTTACTTTCGCAGCAACAGCGATTGCCCAACACCCGGACAGAGCACTGGATAACGGAATTATTGAGGCAGTATGGTTGAGCCGGGAAGAAATTGTAGCGCGCTTGCCGGAGTTGCGGAGCCCGATGACATTGGAAGTGATTGATGAATATTTGTCAGGCAAGCGATTTGATTTGTCGTTGCTGGGAAATTAA
- a CDS encoding pseudouridine synthase — protein MKQCVMVASFTQPTEFTGKMAKIILFNKPYGVLSQFTDKENRPTLSAYIKLPGFYPAGRLDHDSEGLLLLTDDGQVQHHIAHPANKMEKTYWVQVEGAPTSYALSKLGQGVELNDGMTLPAKVRLIPAPRLWEREVPIRERKTIPTQWLEISISEGRNRQVRRMTAAVGHPTLRLVRVRIGNWTIDDIEPGKYQIETLSLPKGAAAARPQRPAGKPRSGEARRNDGPKKPPRPAAAKKTPAPAPAKKPLIIQKKAPRTSPK, from the coding sequence GTGAAACAATGCGTAATGGTGGCTTCTTTTACCCAACCGACTGAATTTACTGGAAAAATGGCAAAAATTATTCTCTTTAACAAACCTTATGGCGTCCTGTCGCAATTTACCGACAAGGAAAACCGTCCAACCTTGTCCGCTTATATCAAGCTGCCCGGCTTTTACCCGGCAGGCCGGCTCGACCATGATTCTGAAGGGCTGTTGTTACTGACCGATGACGGCCAGGTGCAGCACCACATTGCCCACCCGGCCAACAAGATGGAAAAAACCTACTGGGTACAGGTAGAAGGTGCGCCCACCAGCTATGCGCTGAGCAAGCTTGGCCAGGGCGTTGAGCTGAATGATGGCATGACCCTGCCCGCCAAAGTGCGTCTGATACCGGCACCGCGTTTGTGGGAGCGGGAAGTGCCCATCCGCGAACGCAAAACCATCCCTACCCAATGGCTGGAAATATCCATTAGCGAAGGCCGCAACCGCCAGGTGCGCCGCATGACGGCCGCTGTGGGCCACCCTACTCTGCGGCTGGTGCGGGTTCGCATCGGCAACTGGACCATTGACGATATTGAACCGGGCAAGTACCAGATAGAAACCCTGAGCCTGCCCAAGGGTGCCGCCGCCGCACGACCACAACGCCCTGCCGGTAAACCGCGCAGCGGCGAGGCACGCCGTAATGACGGCCCTAAAAAGCCGCCACGCCCCGCTGCTGCGAAAAAAACGCCGGCACCCGCGCCGGCGAAAAAGCCGCTGATCATTCAGAAAAAAGCACCGCGCACTTCCCCGAAATAG
- a CDS encoding NADP-dependent isocitrate dehydrogenase: MTDSKIIYTETDEAPALATHSLLPIVKAFTRSSGIQVETRDISLSGRIIASFPEQLTAEQRIGDHLAELGELANRPEANIIKLPNISASVPQLKAAIKELQAQGYKLPDYPEEPKNDAEKEAKSRYDKIKGSAVNPVLREGNSDRRAPLSVKNYARKNPHKMGAWAADSASHVANMTQGDFYGSEKSVLISEAGSLRIELVGKDGTSKVLKEKTAVLAGEIVDASVLSKNALRTFIAAEIEDAKQKGVLFSVHLKATMMKVSDPIIFGHVVSVFYAEALAKHEKTLKDLGVDLNNGLGDLYAKIKTLPADKQAEIEADIKAIYATRPALAMVNSDKGITNLHVPSDVIVDASMPAMIRDSGKMWNTEGKLQDTKAIIPDRCYAGVYQTVIEDCKKHGAFNPSTMGSVPNVGLMAQKAEEYGSHDKTFEIPFDGSVRVVDASGKVLLEQTVEAGDIWRACQVKDAPIQDWVKLAVNRARASSTPAVFWLDSARAHDAQLIKKVETYLKDHDTSGLEIYIKSPVEATQYTLDRIREGKDTISVTGNVLRDYLTDLFPIMELGTSAKMLSIVPLMNGGGLFETGAGGSAPKHVQQFVEEGHLRWDSLGEFLALSESLDHLGATAGNAKAKVFAKTLDQANGKFLDTNKSPGRKAGELDNRGSHFYLAVYWAEALAAQNDDAELKAKFTPVAKVLTENEEKIVGELKAASGKPVDIGGYYRPDEALLAKAMRPSATFNAALADIK; the protein is encoded by the coding sequence ATGACCGATTCAAAAATTATCTACACCGAAACAGACGAAGCCCCCGCGTTAGCCACTCACTCCCTGCTCCCTATTGTTAAAGCTTTTACCCGCTCTTCAGGCATCCAGGTTGAGACGCGTGATATTTCCCTGTCGGGTCGTATTATTGCCAGTTTCCCGGAGCAACTGACGGCCGAGCAGCGTATTGGTGACCATCTGGCAGAGCTCGGTGAGCTGGCCAATCGTCCTGAAGCCAACATCATTAAATTGCCTAACATCAGTGCTTCTGTTCCGCAATTGAAAGCAGCGATCAAAGAGCTGCAAGCGCAGGGTTACAAGCTGCCGGATTACCCGGAAGAGCCGAAGAACGATGCCGAGAAAGAAGCCAAATCCCGCTACGACAAAATCAAAGGCAGCGCGGTAAACCCGGTACTGCGTGAAGGTAACTCTGACCGTCGTGCACCCCTGTCTGTCAAAAATTACGCTCGTAAAAACCCGCACAAAATGGGCGCCTGGGCGGCTGATTCAGCATCTCACGTTGCCAATATGACCCAAGGCGATTTCTACGGTAGCGAAAAATCGGTATTGATCTCCGAAGCCGGTTCGCTGCGTATTGAACTGGTGGGTAAAGACGGCACTAGCAAAGTACTGAAAGAAAAAACCGCTGTTCTGGCTGGCGAAATTGTTGATGCATCGGTATTGAGCAAAAATGCTCTGCGTACTTTTATTGCTGCTGAAATTGAAGATGCCAAGCAAAAAGGTGTGCTTTTTTCTGTGCACCTGAAAGCCACCATGATGAAAGTGTCTGACCCGATTATCTTCGGTCACGTTGTGTCTGTGTTCTACGCCGAGGCGTTGGCCAAGCACGAGAAGACCCTGAAAGATCTGGGTGTGGATCTGAATAACGGCCTTGGCGACCTTTACGCCAAAATCAAAACCCTGCCGGCTGACAAGCAAGCTGAAATTGAAGCTGACATCAAAGCGATTTACGCCACCCGTCCGGCGCTGGCTATGGTGAATTCTGACAAGGGTATTACCAACCTGCACGTGCCAAGCGATGTAATCGTTGATGCGTCCATGCCTGCGATGATTCGTGATTCCGGCAAAATGTGGAATACCGAAGGCAAGCTGCAAGACACCAAAGCCATTATCCCGGATCGTTGCTACGCCGGTGTTTATCAGACTGTGATTGAAGACTGTAAAAAGCACGGTGCGTTCAATCCGTCTACCATGGGTAGCGTGCCTAACGTTGGCCTGATGGCTCAGAAAGCAGAAGAATACGGTTCGCACGACAAGACTTTCGAAATTCCTTTCGATGGTAGCGTTCGTGTTGTTGATGCCAGCGGAAAAGTATTGCTCGAACAAACCGTTGAAGCGGGTGACATCTGGCGTGCCTGCCAGGTTAAAGACGCGCCGATTCAGGATTGGGTGAAGCTGGCCGTTAATCGTGCCCGTGCTTCTTCTACTCCGGCGGTATTCTGGCTGGACTCTGCCCGTGCTCACGACGCGCAGCTGATCAAAAAAGTAGAAACCTACCTGAAAGACCATGACACCAGCGGCCTGGAAATCTACATCAAGTCACCGGTGGAAGCGACTCAGTACACCCTGGATCGTATCCGCGAAGGTAAAGACACCATTTCCGTAACCGGTAACGTATTGCGCGACTATCTGACTGACCTGTTCCCGATCATGGAACTGGGCACCAGCGCCAAAATGTTGTCCATCGTGCCGTTGATGAATGGCGGTGGTTTGTTTGAAACCGGTGCTGGCGGTTCTGCGCCCAAGCACGTTCAGCAGTTTGTGGAAGAAGGCCATCTGCGTTGGGACTCTCTGGGTGAGTTCCTGGCTTTGTCTGAATCACTGGATCATTTGGGAGCTACGGCTGGCAATGCCAAAGCCAAAGTGTTCGCCAAAACCCTCGATCAGGCCAATGGCAAGTTCCTCGATACCAACAAATCACCAGGCCGCAAAGCCGGTGAGCTGGATAACCGTGGCAGCCATTTCTATCTGGCTGTTTACTGGGCAGAAGCGTTGGCAGCACAAAATGACGATGCCGAGCTGAAAGCCAAGTTCACCCCGGTGGCCAAAGTACTGACTGAAAATGAAGAGAAGAT